From a region of the Paenibacillus segetis genome:
- a CDS encoding DUF2513 domain-containing protein, with translation MKLNHDCFREMLLTIESELKVDACVLLTELHKHDDLEKYEYDEVLYCSIKLREAGFIETVGTDLVGVVGRIPKIRGLTYAGHLFLDNIRDNSRWNKVKQKAISSGMVALNILASLAESYAKKAIGLE, from the coding sequence TTGAAATTAAACCATGATTGTTTTCGTGAAATGCTCTTAACAATTGAATCGGAACTGAAAGTAGATGCCTGTGTTCTTCTAACGGAACTGCATAAGCATGATGATTTAGAAAAATATGAATATGATGAAGTTCTTTATTGTTCAATTAAATTACGAGAAGCTGGATTTATCGAAACAGTTGGTACTGATTTAGTTGGAGTTGTCGGCAGAATCCCGAAAATACGCGGCTTAACCTATGCTGGGCATTTGTTTTTAGATAATATTCGGGATAATTCTCGTTGGAATAAAGTTAAGCAAAAGGCTATATCCTCTGGAATGGTCGCTTTAAATATACTCGCGAGTTTAGCCGAATCTTATGCAAAAAAAGCAATAGGATTAGAGTAA
- a CDS encoding hemolysin XhlA family protein: protein MKLERGGMGMPDPQLETLQRVTRVETKIDNIEEKLDTMIDAKATANTALDQAKSAHKRLDQIDKIIFWLVTTVVGAVILAIIKLVTEGRG from the coding sequence ATGAAATTAGAACGGGGGGGAATGGGGATGCCAGATCCGCAACTGGAAACTTTACAACGGGTAACGCGAGTCGAGACAAAGATAGACAATATCGAGGAAAAGCTAGACACCATGATTGATGCAAAAGCAACAGCTAACACAGCATTAGATCAGGCAAAGTCAGCACATAAAAGACTGGATCAAATCGACAAGATCATTTTCTGGCTCGTTACGACTGTAGTTGGTGCCGTAATACTTGCGATTATAAAACTCGTCACCGAAGGGAGAGGTTAA
- a CDS encoding peptidoglycan recognition protein family protein: protein MDTTKYNIERRYINKRQNVRPGTRLTTGTPAFFVAHDTGNPGASADNHFTYFNNLKDRSASAQVFIDDSKILEIIPTGTGSDPGEKAWHVLYNVTTDNDRFGYDSNDAALGIELCYGGKINFAEAYKRFVWYLAYCCDKWNKNPSTHIPTHKQLDPSRKSDCDQALKYGGKTLKNLITDVASELTTSINVPDFVQLPAQEAQWLIDEYISPAWFESQRAGDEVGKTHFHNLASNLRMASGIPLKAGSPPLPIAKLPKSNTQEIIFRWLSPGWFKSKAEGNDDLAKHFNTVANSLRRAAGIPIE, encoded by the coding sequence TTGGATACAACAAAATATAATATCGAGAGACGTTACATCAATAAGCGTCAAAATGTTAGGCCAGGTACTCGGCTCACAACCGGGACGCCGGCCTTTTTTGTTGCTCATGATACAGGTAATCCTGGAGCATCTGCAGATAATCATTTCACTTACTTTAACAATCTCAAAGACCGTAGCGCTTCTGCCCAGGTATTTATTGATGATTCGAAGATACTGGAGATCATCCCTACGGGTACCGGTTCGGATCCGGGTGAGAAAGCCTGGCATGTCCTCTACAACGTAACCACAGATAACGATCGGTTTGGATACGACAGCAACGATGCCGCTTTAGGCATTGAACTTTGTTATGGTGGCAAAATCAACTTCGCGGAAGCCTATAAGCGGTTTGTTTGGTACCTGGCTTACTGCTGTGATAAGTGGAATAAGAATCCTTCAACTCATATTCCAACTCACAAACAACTGGATCCGTCCCGGAAGAGTGACTGTGATCAGGCGCTAAAGTATGGCGGGAAAACCCTCAAGAACCTGATTACAGATGTAGCTTCAGAGCTGACCACATCTATCAATGTACCTGATTTTGTACAACTGCCGGCACAGGAAGCACAATGGTTAATCGACGAGTACATTTCTCCTGCATGGTTCGAATCTCAGCGGGCAGGGGACGAGGTCGGCAAGACTCATTTTCACAACCTTGCGAGTAACCTTCGGATGGCATCAGGTATCCCACTTAAAGCAGGATCACCGCCACTACCAATCGCTAAGCTACCTAAGAGCAATACCCAGGAGATTATTTTTCGTTGGTTATCTCCGGGATGGTTTAAGTCTAAAGCGGAGGGAAACGACGATCTAGCAAAGCATTTCAATACAGTTGCTAATTCATTGCGGCGAGCTGCAGGTATTCCAATAGAATAA
- a CDS encoding phage holin, translating to MNKKRWRNYALWISVVSQALLLIQLVGHLTRGFDLTEVMKQDILTIVDVALGLLASLGIVSNPTKPNSSGYNL from the coding sequence ATGAATAAGAAAAGATGGCGTAACTATGCACTATGGATTAGTGTTGTATCTCAGGCGTTGCTATTAATTCAGCTTGTCGGACACTTGACAAGAGGCTTTGATCTAACAGAAGTGATGAAACAAGACATACTAACTATCGTGGATGTAGCGCTAGGGCTATTGGCTTCATTGGGAATCGTGTCTAACCCAACGAAGCCGAATAGTAGCGGGTATAACTTATAA
- a CDS encoding phosphoribosyltransferase family protein has product MLVEVNDLKGLIIDIKPDILLSEWIELDEKYQCVFLISSDEEASLLEGVISSRSKILIKNNSYFIKSLLKQAVNCLNLRLNQIAFVTSNPLTIQSIINEPIGTIMITQSILYEHIGHMPDLIAPSITELKTTLENYPGYFSEVKTTIIGDNSFSDSGRIFNFNLSYDQFNINVISLGRYFGTKHHKHRIHQFSHRLRKSKTDSSQNELFWKLIVPIIKRTKYDGITRVPPRPSDERDRLGMLLSQLSMYEQINNFSDYLLCLEDFPKQKQQANSEERRINVRGKFRATEDVVGKEILLIDDIFTTGATVGECAKTLMNKGAKSVTILVLAVNQFDSLFPVQRQPLMCPDKCGGILQLRINKNGKGAFFGCSNFFNRTCNKILAFNLGWRRINSSNSFNETEELEEIDF; this is encoded by the coding sequence ATGTTGGTGGAAGTGAATGATTTAAAGGGTTTAATTATTGATATTAAGCCTGACATTTTATTAAGTGAATGGATAGAACTCGATGAGAAATACCAATGCGTTTTTCTAATAAGTTCAGATGAAGAGGCCTCATTATTAGAGGGTGTCATTTCCTCTCGTTCAAAAATACTCATTAAAAATAACAGTTATTTTATTAAAAGCTTACTAAAACAAGCAGTAAATTGTCTTAATCTAAGACTCAATCAAATTGCCTTTGTAACTTCAAATCCCCTGACAATTCAAAGTATTATTAATGAGCCTATTGGAACAATTATGATAACTCAATCTATATTGTATGAACACATTGGTCATATGCCCGACTTGATTGCTCCCAGCATTACAGAATTAAAGACCACCCTTGAAAACTATCCTGGATACTTTTCTGAGGTTAAAACAACGATCATCGGAGATAATTCCTTTTCTGACTCTGGAAGGATATTCAATTTCAATTTATCTTATGATCAATTCAATATAAATGTCATTTCTCTTGGTCGTTATTTCGGCACTAAGCATCATAAACACAGAATCCATCAATTTTCTCACCGTTTGAGGAAAAGCAAAACTGATTCTTCTCAAAATGAATTGTTTTGGAAGTTGATTGTTCCAATAATTAAGAGAACTAAATATGATGGAATTACACGCGTTCCTCCAAGACCAAGTGACGAACGCGACAGACTTGGAATGTTACTTTCTCAACTTTCAATGTATGAACAAATAAATAACTTTAGCGATTATTTATTATGCTTGGAAGATTTCCCAAAACAAAAACAACAGGCAAATAGTGAAGAAAGACGGATTAATGTAAGAGGTAAATTCCGTGCTACTGAAGATGTAGTAGGAAAAGAAATACTATTAATTGACGATATATTCACAACCGGTGCTACTGTAGGAGAGTGCGCCAAAACATTAATGAACAAAGGTGCAAAAAGTGTAACTATACTAGTCCTTGCCGTTAATCAATTTGATAGTCTGTTTCCTGTTCAGCGCCAACCGTTAATGTGCCCTGATAAATGTGGTGGTATACTTCAATTAAGAATAAACAAGAATGGAAAAGGTGCATTCTTTGGATGTAGCAATTTTTTCAATAGGACCTGTAATAAAATTCTCGCATTCAATCTTGGTTGGAGAAGAATAAATTCTAGCAATTCTTTTAATGAAACAGAAGAATTAGAGGAGATAGATTTTTAA
- a CDS encoding DNA-protecting protein DprA, translated as MKLEGMEEVKKFISEEIFFTSEAAKFLNISNQRLNQLVQTGKLSPIKSAKAGSLFLKSDLEERVKELSMFEEKSTSKPQLKTNIVNNIDNQILFGNDRNIITEAINYFAIQSLMKNSMKKAKPFFEHLATLLNVQEPLPNNIRLISEQMSLPSETLLQAYKTTYKGFEQLSPTDFVVKLGQDLYPKILEKTEQAPPFLFMRGNPNLLMYDTVAVVGSRHPSEEGEKRARKLSATLGKYRIVVASGLAKGIDRCAHEAALENNNPTIAVIGTPLTKKYPSENSKLQDSIAEKGLVISQFAPSTPVQRWNFPLRNSIMSGISLATVIIEAGETSGALIQADYALKQNRLVFIPQSAFENNKLKWPHKYIVKEGAEKFSKIDELISKLETSNIIQKNSTDSPKQLTLFNEEVGMKNVGGSE; from the coding sequence GTGAAACTTGAAGGAATGGAAGAAGTAAAAAAATTCATTTCTGAAGAAATTTTTTTTACTAGTGAAGCTGCTAAATTCCTGAATATTTCAAATCAAAGATTAAATCAGCTTGTTCAAACTGGAAAACTTTCACCTATCAAAAGTGCAAAGGCGGGTTCACTCTTTTTAAAAAGTGATTTAGAAGAAAGAGTAAAAGAACTTTCAATGTTTGAGGAAAAGTCTACTAGTAAACCTCAACTAAAAACTAATATAGTTAACAACATCGACAATCAAATACTCTTTGGAAATGATCGTAATATCATTACTGAAGCAATCAATTATTTTGCTATTCAATCATTAATGAAGAACTCAATGAAGAAAGCAAAACCTTTTTTCGAACACCTTGCTACATTGTTAAACGTACAAGAACCATTACCCAATAATATAAGATTAATCTCAGAACAAATGAGTCTCCCGTCTGAAACTTTATTGCAAGCATATAAAACAACATACAAAGGATTCGAACAACTTTCCCCTACTGATTTTGTTGTTAAGTTAGGGCAAGATTTATATCCAAAAATATTAGAAAAAACTGAACAAGCTCCTCCATTTTTATTCATGAGAGGAAATCCAAATTTACTCATGTATGATACCGTTGCTGTTGTCGGATCAAGACATCCCTCAGAAGAAGGAGAAAAAAGAGCTAGAAAACTGTCTGCAACTCTTGGAAAATATAGAATTGTCGTTGCTTCAGGTCTTGCTAAAGGTATTGATCGTTGTGCGCATGAAGCAGCTCTCGAAAATAATAATCCTACAATTGCTGTTATTGGTACTCCACTAACAAAAAAATATCCAAGTGAAAATTCAAAACTGCAAGATTCGATTGCAGAAAAAGGACTAGTTATATCACAATTTGCTCCATCCACTCCTGTTCAACGTTGGAACTTCCCACTCAGAAATAGCATTATGAGTGGAATCAGCCTTGCAACAGTAATAATTGAAGCTGGTGAAACTAGTGGGGCATTAATACAAGCTGACTATGCTTTAAAACAAAATCGACTAGTCTTTATCCCTCAAAGCGCCTTCGAAAATAACAAGTTAAAGTGGCCACATAAGTATATCGTCAAGGAAGGTGCAGAAAAATTTTCAAAAATAGATGAGTTAATTTCAAAGCTTGAGACTTCCAACATCATTCAGAAAAACTCGACGGATTCACCTAAGCAGTTAACACTATTTAATGAAGAAGTAGGGATGAAAAATGTTGGTGGAAGTGAATGA
- a CDS encoding MBL fold metallo-hydrolase encodes MKNKLISLFAVFILLCSLIPLELANAHPGRTDANGGHTCRTNCAKWGLKTGEYHYHNSDGSIKKETIKTTVKEKTKKDTKTEKSITSPTGLVLPKLQPAGTLQVYYLDVAQGDSTLIRTPKGQYILIDGGNNNQGKNVVKYLKGLGVKKLDVMIATHPDADHIGGLDDALKAFDVQVIYAPKVSHTTDTFKDFLTAVKTEGRTIKTAKAGVSLTIDGVDASFLAPVNDYADDLNAWSAVLKITYKDTSFLFTGDAESKSENDMLADGVDLKADVLKVGHHGSKTSTSKAFIDAVKPNYAIISVGKNSYGHPDSGILGRLNNVNAVTYRTDKQGTITAISDGSKITFVTTKK; translated from the coding sequence ATGAAAAATAAACTTATTTCTTTATTTGCAGTCTTTATTCTGCTCTGTTCACTCATCCCCTTGGAATTAGCCAATGCTCACCCTGGAAGAACAGATGCAAATGGAGGACATACATGCCGAACAAATTGTGCAAAATGGGGACTTAAAACCGGAGAATACCACTACCATAACTCAGATGGAAGCATTAAGAAGGAAACAATAAAAACTACTGTTAAAGAAAAAACTAAAAAAGATACCAAAACAGAGAAGTCCATCACATCTCCAACAGGGTTAGTTCTTCCTAAATTGCAACCAGCTGGCACTCTACAAGTTTATTATTTAGATGTAGCTCAAGGGGATTCAACTCTAATCCGCACCCCAAAAGGACAATACATACTTATCGATGGTGGTAACAATAATCAAGGGAAAAATGTTGTTAAGTACTTAAAGGGTCTTGGTGTAAAAAAACTTGATGTTATGATCGCTACACATCCTGATGCTGACCACATCGGCGGATTGGACGATGCACTCAAAGCCTTTGATGTTCAAGTAATTTATGCCCCTAAGGTTTCACATACAACAGACACCTTTAAGGATTTTCTGACCGCAGTAAAAACCGAAGGACGTACTATCAAAACGGCAAAGGCCGGAGTCTCATTAACTATAGATGGGGTCGATGCCAGTTTTTTGGCACCCGTAAATGATTATGCAGATGATCTAAACGCTTGGAGTGCAGTTTTAAAAATTACTTATAAAGATACTTCTTTCCTCTTCACTGGTGATGCTGAGTCAAAATCTGAGAATGACATGCTCGCAGATGGAGTTGATCTGAAGGCTGATGTGTTAAAAGTTGGTCATCATGGTTCAAAAACTTCTACAAGTAAAGCATTTATAGATGCCGTAAAACCAAATTATGCAATTATTAGCGTGGGTAAAAACAGTTACGGTCATCCAGACTCTGGCATACTTGGACGATTAAATAATGTAAATGCAGTGACTTATCGAACTGATAAACAAGGAACTATAACAGCTATCAGTGATGGCAGTAAAATCACTTTTGTTACAACTAAGAAATGA
- a CDS encoding aspartyl-phosphate phosphatase Spo0E family protein translates to MFDLCDLYNIIEELRLELNQLYTYKKLVDKEIIKLSEKLDKAINEYYQLQKTGR, encoded by the coding sequence ATGTTCGATTTGTGTGATCTTTACAACATAATTGAAGAACTCCGCTTGGAGTTGAACCAATTATACACGTACAAAAAACTAGTTGATAAAGAAATCATAAAGTTAAGTGAGAAGTTAGATAAAGCAATAAACGAATATTATCAACTACAGAAAACTGGCAGATAA
- a CDS encoding helix-turn-helix domain-containing protein, translating to MLVRADNNSGNYIIRRKKFSNIKHLVEPLVSSGSRIRYVRQLKDLTIKELALLIGVSVNTIGNIERDVVQPSLPNLRKLAEILDRPIYYLGTFEEMPADTLGQKIRKARFYHGLLVTEAAEKFEVDIKSINNWETDRQVPSSKSINEVNNFISITYKDKAPK from the coding sequence ATCCTTGTCCGTGCGGATAACAACTCGGGCAACTATATAATAAGAAGGAAAAAATTTTCTAACATAAAACACCTAGTCGAACCACTCGTTTCTTCTGGTTCTCGTATCCGATATGTTCGACAACTTAAAGATCTTACTATTAAGGAATTAGCTTTGCTTATAGGTGTCAGTGTTAATACCATAGGCAATATTGAACGAGATGTTGTTCAACCTTCCCTTCCCAATTTAAGAAAGCTTGCTGAAATATTAGATAGACCCATTTATTATTTAGGAACTTTTGAGGAGATGCCTGCAGATACACTTGGGCAAAAAATAAGAAAGGCGCGTTTTTACCATGGCTTATTAGTAACTGAAGCTGCAGAGAAATTTGAAGTTGATATAAAATCAATAAATAATTGGGAAACAGATAGACAAGTGCCATCAAGCAAATCAATTAATGAAGTAAATAATTTTATAAGCATTACCTACAAGGACAAAGCCCCAAAATAA
- the sucC gene encoding ADP-forming succinate--CoA ligase subunit beta produces MNIHEYQGKEVLKQYGVAVPKGQVAFTVDEAVEAAVALGSPVVVVKAQIHAGGRGKAGGVKVAKSLDEVRLYAEEILGKVLVTHQTGPEGKQVKRLLIEQGCDIKKEYYVGIVVDRGTGCVVLMASEEGGTEIEEVAAATPEKIFKEVVDPALGLQAYQARRLAYAINIPNELVNKAVKFMLSLYEAFVDKDCSIAEINPLVVTGDGDIMALDAKLNFDSNALFRHKDILELRDLEEEDEKEIEASKFDLSYIALDGNIGCMVNGAGLAMATMDIIKYYGGDPANFLDVGGGATAEKVTEAFKIILSDTKVKGIFVNIFGGIMKCDVIASGIVEAAQQVGLDRPLVVRLEGTNVELGKGILAGSGLAIVSADSMADGAQKIVSLV; encoded by the coding sequence ATGAATATCCACGAATATCAAGGAAAAGAAGTCTTGAAGCAGTATGGAGTTGCCGTACCAAAAGGACAAGTAGCATTTACGGTGGATGAAGCTGTGGAAGCAGCGGTAGCGTTGGGAAGTCCGGTAGTGGTAGTTAAGGCACAGATTCACGCCGGAGGCCGGGGAAAAGCCGGTGGCGTCAAAGTGGCTAAAAGTTTGGATGAAGTACGACTTTATGCTGAAGAAATTCTCGGTAAAGTGCTGGTGACACATCAGACGGGCCCAGAAGGTAAACAAGTAAAACGTCTGCTCATTGAGCAGGGATGCGACATCAAGAAGGAATATTACGTAGGTATTGTAGTGGACCGGGGAACAGGTTGTGTTGTTCTAATGGCATCTGAGGAAGGTGGAACGGAGATTGAAGAGGTTGCTGCGGCAACACCAGAGAAAATTTTTAAAGAAGTTGTTGATCCGGCTCTAGGTCTTCAGGCTTATCAGGCTCGTAGATTAGCTTACGCCATTAATATTCCAAATGAGCTAGTGAACAAGGCGGTAAAATTTATGCTCTCATTATACGAAGCATTTGTCGACAAGGATTGTTCAATTGCTGAGATCAATCCACTAGTAGTAACTGGTGACGGCGATATTATGGCGCTGGATGCGAAATTGAATTTTGATTCCAATGCACTGTTCCGTCATAAGGATATATTGGAGCTTCGCGATTTGGAAGAAGAAGACGAGAAAGAAATCGAAGCTTCCAAGTTTGATTTGAGCTACATAGCACTGGACGGCAATATTGGCTGCATGGTGAATGGGGCCGGTCTAGCCATGGCTACGATGGATATTATCAAATACTATGGAGGGGACCCGGCTAACTTCCTTGATGTTGGGGGCGGTGCAACAGCTGAGAAAGTAACGGAAGCCTTCAAGATTATTTTATCGGATACTAAAGTGAAGGGGATATTTGTAAATATCTTTGGTGGCATCATGAAATGTGATGTCATAGCTTCAGGAATTGTGGAAGCTGCACAACAAGTTGGTTTGGATCGTCCACTCGTAGTTCGATTGGAAGGAACTAACGTCGAGCTTGGCAAAGGTATCCTTGCAGGCTCGGGCCTAGCTATTGTGTCGGCAGACTCTATGGCCGATGGCGCCCAAAAGATCGTATCATTAGTATAG
- the sucD gene encoding succinate--CoA ligase subunit alpha: protein MSILVDKNTKVITQGITGKTALFHAKGALDYGTQMVGGTSPGKGGTVVDIALDNGNTVSLPVFNTVKEAKEATGATASVIYVPPAFAADSILEAVEAGLELVICITEGIPVLDMVKVKRYMEGKSSVLIGPNCPGVITPGECKIGIMPGYIHLPGHVGVVSRSGTLTYEAVHQLTTRGIGQSSAIGIGGDPVKGSEFIDILRRFNDDDATKAVIMIGEIGGTAEEEAAEWIRDNMTKPVVGFIGGVTAPPGKRMGHAGAIISGGKGTAEEKINKLESCGIKVAPTPSEMGSTLVSVLEERGILNLCTTH, encoded by the coding sequence ATGAGTATTTTGGTCGATAAAAATACAAAAGTTATCACCCAAGGGATTACTGGGAAAACTGCCCTGTTCCACGCCAAGGGTGCCCTTGATTACGGAACGCAAATGGTGGGCGGAACATCACCTGGTAAAGGTGGTACTGTAGTTGATATAGCGCTGGACAATGGTAACACTGTAAGTCTACCTGTGTTTAATACGGTGAAGGAAGCAAAAGAGGCGACGGGAGCTACTGCAAGTGTTATTTATGTTCCACCAGCTTTTGCCGCAGATTCTATACTGGAAGCCGTTGAAGCAGGACTCGAGCTCGTGATTTGTATCACGGAGGGAATTCCCGTGCTAGATATGGTTAAGGTGAAGCGTTATATGGAAGGTAAGTCTTCTGTGCTGATCGGACCTAACTGTCCTGGTGTTATTACTCCAGGGGAATGCAAGATTGGCATTATGCCTGGATATATTCATTTACCAGGTCATGTTGGTGTTGTATCTCGTAGCGGGACGCTGACTTATGAGGCGGTTCATCAGTTAACGACACGTGGAATCGGACAGTCTTCTGCAATTGGAATTGGTGGAGATCCGGTCAAAGGATCGGAGTTCATCGATATTCTACGTCGATTCAATGATGATGACGCAACGAAAGCTGTCATTATGATCGGTGAAATTGGGGGTACGGCAGAAGAAGAGGCAGCAGAGTGGATTCGTGATAACATGACGAAACCAGTTGTTGGCTTTATTGGTGGCGTTACTGCACCTCCAGGAAAAAGAATGGGCCACGCAGGTGCCATTATTTCCGGAGGAAAGGGTACAGCTGAAGAAAAGATCAATAAATTAGAATCCTGTGGAATCAAAGTGGCTCCAACGCCTTCAGAGATGGGCTCCACGTTAGTTAGCGTGCTCGAAGAGCGGGGAATTCTTAATCTCTGCACGACACACTAG
- the dprA gene encoding DNA-processing protein DprA: MDKKWILIGLDGSPGLGWKRISNIVKFDDEWENALDFTPADWIQRGLSTELANEMSSRFTASWVEERVEKMDKKGIQFISYWDEEYPILMKETNNPPWVLYAKGDSRLLSTLSVAMVGTRLPTAYGRKVGEMLTEGLCAHGVTIVSGLAKGIDGVCHEAALNCAGSTIAVLGTAIDIAYPPEHSSLYRRIAERGLIISEYPIGTAGHPGLFPQRNRIIAGVTRGTVIVEADARSGSLITADRALDANRDIFAVPGPITSPKSRGCLELLKQGAKIVTDPSDILEEYGLWSQGKKVDMNKGLTDYELTDEEQRIYHMLEQGTRSFDELMNLSEWDFGLLHSVLLSLIMKKAVVQLPGSVYKLI, encoded by the coding sequence ATGGATAAGAAGTGGATACTGATAGGGTTAGATGGTAGTCCAGGATTGGGATGGAAGCGAATATCGAATATAGTGAAATTTGATGATGAATGGGAAAATGCCTTGGACTTTACACCTGCAGATTGGATACAGCGGGGACTAAGTACGGAGTTAGCAAACGAAATGTCGAGTCGATTTACTGCCTCTTGGGTAGAAGAAAGAGTAGAGAAAATGGATAAGAAAGGGATTCAATTTATCTCGTATTGGGATGAAGAATATCCCATATTAATGAAGGAAACCAATAACCCTCCATGGGTTCTTTATGCTAAAGGTGATAGTAGATTGTTATCTACCCTATCGGTGGCGATGGTAGGAACGCGCCTCCCAACCGCTTATGGACGCAAGGTAGGCGAAATGTTAACTGAGGGGCTCTGTGCCCACGGTGTTACGATTGTGAGTGGACTTGCGAAAGGTATTGACGGTGTGTGTCATGAAGCTGCTCTGAACTGTGCTGGATCAACGATAGCTGTACTTGGTACTGCCATAGATATTGCCTATCCACCAGAGCATAGCTCCTTATACAGACGGATTGCTGAACGTGGGTTGATTATATCCGAGTATCCAATAGGAACGGCAGGGCATCCAGGTCTATTTCCTCAGCGAAATCGCATCATAGCGGGAGTAACCCGTGGAACTGTAATTGTTGAAGCGGATGCCCGCAGTGGATCGCTGATAACCGCAGATCGCGCACTGGATGCCAATCGAGATATCTTCGCTGTTCCAGGCCCGATCACTTCACCCAAGAGCCGAGGTTGCCTCGAATTACTGAAGCAAGGTGCCAAAATCGTAACGGATCCGAGCGATATTTTAGAGGAATATGGCCTTTGGTCACAAGGGAAAAAAGTAGATATGAACAAAGGTCTGACAGATTACGAGTTGACAGATGAGGAGCAGCGCATATACCATATGTTGGAGCAGGGAACCCGTAGTTTTGATGAGCTGATGAATTTATCAGAATGGGATTTTGGACTTTTACATTCAGTTCTGTTATCTTTAATCATGAAAAAAGCGGTGGTACAACTGCCTGGTTCTGTTTATAAACTAATATAG